In Gimesia sp., the following are encoded in one genomic region:
- a CDS encoding NUDIX domain-containing protein, whose protein sequence is MTDITLDLNNYRVNLRVAAIVRREDEVLLCRPVDRQWWYLPGGRIKTNEDSLTAMHRELTEEIGPGFEVLRPVIAAENFFELEGRNFHELSTYYEVAWHGEELAGTEENELEVFEWCPLSKISGLTLKPDFVIPRILEPRTELELIVHRENQ, encoded by the coding sequence ATGACCGATATTACACTGGATTTGAATAACTACCGCGTGAATCTGCGGGTGGCGGCGATTGTGCGTCGGGAGGATGAGGTGCTGTTGTGTCGGCCCGTGGATCGGCAGTGGTGGTATCTGCCGGGGGGACGGATCAAGACGAATGAAGATTCGCTGACCGCCATGCATCGGGAGCTGACCGAAGAGATTGGTCCGGGGTTTGAAGTACTGCGTCCGGTAATCGCGGCGGAGAATTTCTTCGAACTGGAAGGACGGAACTTTCACGAACTGAGCACCTATTACGAAGTCGCCTGGCACGGCGAGGAACTGGCGGGGACAGAAGAGAACGAACTCGAAGTCTTTGAATGGTGTCCGCTGTCTAAAATCTCTGGCCTGACGCTTAAACCGGATTTTGTGATCCCGCGAATTCTGGAGCCGCGCACTGAACTGGAGTTGATTGTGCACAGGGAAAACCAATGA
- a CDS encoding NUDIX domain-containing protein produces the protein MNYRDRVFTYITCEDALLVFDHVAVPEAGTQIPGGTIEPGEDPAAAALREAREETGLDAFSTPQLIARQTIDLKPFGKREIIDAWYYHVQYAGERTDRWRHWEQTPGDGSRQPILFELYWLPLEGEIKLHGADGWYLEQVRSS, from the coding sequence ATGAATTACCGCGATCGCGTGTTTACGTATATCACCTGTGAAGACGCACTGCTGGTATTCGATCATGTTGCGGTGCCGGAGGCGGGAACGCAGATTCCGGGAGGCACCATCGAGCCGGGTGAAGATCCAGCCGCGGCGGCGCTGCGCGAAGCCCGGGAAGAGACAGGGCTGGATGCGTTTTCCACACCTCAGCTGATCGCCCGCCAGACCATTGATCTGAAACCGTTCGGAAAACGGGAAATAATTGATGCATGGTATTACCATGTGCAGTATGCTGGGGAGCGGACAGATCGCTGGCGGCATTGGGAACAGACGCCCGGAGACGGCAGCCGGCAACCGATTCTGTTTGAGTTGTACTGGCTCCCGCTGGAGGGGGAGATCAAACTGCACGGTGCGGACGGCTGGTACCTGGAACAGGTGCGAAGCAGCTAA
- the glgP gene encoding alpha-glucan family phosphorylase, protein MPSKKTVYEKLCDLAGNLWWSWQPDVTQIFHLIDPDRWADLNHNPVLLLEEYSPEQLEKKLSSLSLHSRVNVAYRRWREYMERSETWGSTNATILGHRCAAYFSAEFGIHESLHIYSGGLGVLAGDHLKSCSDLGLPLVAVGLFYGEGYFSQHIDKEGWQQESYTEAKTKNLPISPAYTPDGKPVMISVATRSGEIFAKVWRIDVGRIKLYLLDTDVPENSEEDRNLTARLYGGDQRTRIRQEIMLGIGGVRALAAIGISPSVIHMNEGHSAFAPLERIRGRMHEDGFSFDDALRDVAASCVFTTHTPVPAGHDRFDAGLVEEHVGPLGDQLGLDHHALMGLGRVDPQNEGETFCMTVLAFKLSRLANAVSNLHGVVSRRMWASLWPWRSEEEIPIGHITNGVHMPTWLAAPMRVIYDRVLPTKWYYRTGEASVWAGIEEITPGDLWETHQALKNRLIIYARDQLEIQARRRGTSEEEVGHLRNALNPDALLIGFARRFAPYKRADLVMKDMENFLKIIEDSERPVQFIFAGKAHPADERGKQIIQRIFKLTQEPPFRGKIVLLEDYDINLGRHLVQGVDVWLNNPRRPLEASGTSGQKVVLNGGLNCSILDGWWAEAFDGSNGFAIGEGRTHVNQEIQDDRDGVNLMRVLRDEVIPLYYDRNYDDLPLGWIHRMKRAIRTLGWRFNADRMVMDYAEKMYLPAAGGLSSQIKGDSSL, encoded by the coding sequence ATGCCAAGCAAGAAAACTGTGTATGAGAAGCTATGTGACCTGGCCGGTAACCTGTGGTGGAGTTGGCAGCCTGACGTTACTCAGATTTTTCATCTGATTGACCCGGATCGATGGGCGGATTTAAACCATAATCCGGTGCTGCTGCTGGAAGAATACAGTCCTGAGCAACTGGAAAAGAAACTGAGCAGCCTGAGTCTGCACTCTCGCGTGAACGTGGCTTATCGTCGCTGGCGGGAGTACATGGAGCGTTCGGAGACCTGGGGGTCGACCAACGCAACCATTCTGGGGCACCGCTGTGCGGCTTATTTTTCCGCGGAATTCGGGATTCATGAATCGCTGCATATCTACTCCGGCGGTCTGGGAGTTTTGGCCGGTGACCATCTGAAAAGCTGCTCTGACCTGGGGCTGCCCCTGGTTGCTGTCGGCTTGTTCTACGGCGAAGGATATTTCTCGCAGCATATCGACAAAGAAGGCTGGCAGCAGGAATCGTACACGGAAGCCAAGACCAAAAATCTGCCGATCTCTCCCGCTTACACTCCTGATGGTAAGCCGGTGATGATTTCCGTGGCGACCCGTTCGGGGGAGATTTTTGCCAAGGTCTGGCGAATTGACGTCGGTCGCATCAAGCTGTATCTGCTGGATACCGATGTGCCGGAAAACAGTGAAGAGGATCGGAACCTGACCGCGCGTCTGTATGGCGGCGATCAGCGGACGCGTATCCGTCAGGAAATCATGCTGGGCATCGGCGGTGTACGGGCCCTGGCGGCGATTGGAATCAGTCCGAGTGTAATTCACATGAATGAAGGTCACTCCGCTTTTGCACCGCTGGAGCGGATCCGTGGTCGGATGCACGAAGATGGTTTCTCGTTCGACGACGCTCTGCGTGATGTCGCGGCATCTTGTGTCTTCACCACACATACCCCCGTACCAGCCGGACACGACCGGTTTGATGCAGGCCTGGTGGAAGAACATGTGGGACCGCTGGGAGATCAGCTGGGGCTCGACCATCATGCGTTGATGGGACTGGGACGCGTCGATCCACAGAACGAAGGTGAGACCTTCTGTATGACCGTGCTCGCATTCAAGCTAAGCCGACTGGCGAATGCGGTTTCGAACCTGCACGGTGTTGTGAGCCGCCGGATGTGGGCTTCGCTCTGGCCGTGGCGGAGTGAAGAAGAAATTCCCATCGGGCATATCACCAACGGGGTGCACATGCCGACCTGGCTGGCAGCTCCCATGCGTGTGATTTACGACCGTGTCTTGCCGACCAAGTGGTACTATCGAACCGGTGAAGCCAGCGTCTGGGCGGGCATTGAAGAGATTACCCCCGGGGATTTGTGGGAGACGCATCAGGCATTGAAAAATCGTCTGATCATTTACGCCCGCGATCAGCTGGAAATCCAGGCACGGCGGCGTGGGACTTCAGAAGAAGAAGTTGGCCATCTGCGAAATGCACTGAACCCGGACGCGCTGCTGATCGGTTTTGCCCGTCGGTTCGCGCCTTATAAACGGGCGGACCTGGTGATGAAGGACATGGAAAACTTCCTGAAGATCATCGAAGATTCCGAGCGGCCCGTGCAGTTCATCTTTGCGGGTAAAGCACACCCGGCCGATGAACGGGGTAAGCAGATCATTCAGCGGATCTTCAAGCTGACCCAGGAACCGCCGTTCCGTGGTAAGATCGTGCTGCTGGAAGATTATGACATCAACCTGGGACGTCACCTGGTACAGGGTGTTGACGTCTGGTTGAATAACCCACGGCGTCCTCTGGAAGCATCGGGTACCAGTGGTCAGAAGGTGGTGTTGAACGGTGGTTTAAACTGTTCCATCCTGGATGGCTGGTGGGCCGAAGCCTTCGATGGCAGCAACGGTTTTGCGATCGGCGAAGGTCGGACTCATGTCAACCAGGAGATTCAGGACGACCGCGACGGTGTGAACCTGATGCGGGTCCTGCGTGATGAAGTCATTCCGTTGTACTACGATCGAAACTACGATGACCTGCCTTTAGGCTGGATCCATCGCATGAAACGGGCGATCCGGACACTGGGCTGGCGGTTCAATGCGGACCGGATGGTGATGGACTATGCAGAGAAAATGTATCTGCCCGCCGCTGGTGGTCTGTCCAGCCAGATCAAGGGAGATTCCTCCCTGTAG
- a CDS encoding C45 family peptidase, with protein MLRNPRRLTGLCSLLFLALICLSAQPAAAQTIARCGDGWLEKVDGYLVLHLKGTHYEMGYQQGVLLKEHIRKNMYNLLNEKGDTTLVDFGLVKLKPRQAIETVIQIQKPYTPQKYVDEMQGLAAGAEIAYEDVRATNFIPEMFHCSGFSLANTATKDGTLYHGRVLDYACDWGLQDHAVLVVAEPEGGIPFVNVTYAGFIGSVTGMNMKSVSIGEMGGRGLGHWAGVPMAFLVREVLETAKDLDEAIAVFKDNYRTCEYYYVIADGKTNRSVGMATSWEKMQVIQPGEFHPLLPNPVKDSALLSAGDRYQELSKRVKKGYGKFTAESAIELMSRPVAMKSNLHNVLFEPKSTKLWVANASTDGQPAANQKYFSFQLSELLKRKPDANSPQYPMPVAQEVSQKTK; from the coding sequence ATGCTTCGTAATCCGCGCCGTTTAACAGGTTTATGTTCTCTTCTGTTTCTAGCCTTGATCTGTCTGTCAGCGCAACCCGCTGCGGCTCAGACGATTGCCCGCTGTGGTGATGGCTGGTTGGAGAAAGTGGATGGCTACCTGGTGCTGCATCTCAAAGGGACGCATTACGAAATGGGTTACCAGCAGGGAGTGCTGCTGAAGGAACACATCCGCAAGAACATGTATAACCTGTTGAATGAGAAGGGGGATACGACGCTGGTGGATTTCGGGCTGGTGAAGCTCAAACCCCGCCAGGCGATTGAAACGGTGATTCAGATCCAGAAGCCGTACACACCGCAGAAGTATGTCGACGAAATGCAGGGGCTGGCAGCGGGGGCGGAGATCGCTTACGAGGATGTACGGGCGACGAACTTCATCCCGGAGATGTTCCACTGCAGCGGATTTTCGCTGGCGAACACTGCGACGAAGGATGGCACCCTGTATCACGGTCGTGTGCTGGACTATGCCTGTGACTGGGGATTGCAGGATCATGCGGTGCTGGTCGTCGCGGAACCGGAGGGGGGCATTCCTTTTGTGAATGTGACCTATGCGGGATTCATCGGTTCGGTCACCGGAATGAATATGAAGTCGGTTTCAATTGGGGAGATGGGCGGTCGCGGGCTGGGACACTGGGCTGGAGTACCGATGGCGTTTCTGGTGCGCGAAGTTCTGGAGACGGCCAAAGATCTGGACGAAGCGATTGCGGTCTTCAAAGACAACTATCGCACGTGTGAATATTATTACGTGATCGCGGATGGAAAAACGAATCGCTCGGTCGGGATGGCGACCAGCTGGGAGAAGATGCAGGTGATTCAACCTGGTGAATTTCATCCGCTGCTGCCAAACCCCGTTAAAGATTCCGCACTGCTGTCTGCGGGAGATCGTTATCAGGAACTCTCGAAGCGGGTGAAGAAGGGCTATGGCAAATTCACTGCTGAGTCTGCGATCGAGCTGATGAGCCGTCCGGTGGCGATGAAGTCGAATCTGCATAACGTTCTGTTTGAGCCGAAATCGACGAAGCTGTGGGTCGCGAATGCCAGCACCGACGGTCAGCCGGCTGCGAATCAGAAGTATTTCAGCTTCCAGTTATCGGAACTGCTGAAACGGAAGCCGGACGCGAATTCACCCCAGTATCCGATGCCCGTGGCCCAGGAAGTCTCACAGAAGACGAAATAG
- a CDS encoding DUF2314 domain-containing protein, with protein MSKGDDPEMLAASQQARKTFKYFWRELSWERRRILPALDFAAVKVGFADEGMSPDDPELEHMWVSDVECNGREIMGTLNNDPEWVTSVKAGDPICEPLSALSDWIYSIRGRAYGGFTVNLIRSRLPASQRRAHDKAWGMEFSEPDEIEVVYVPTEPVGFLGRLLGKKPVIDPEERKLNMLEHPMCINMGDSLREALQQSKEMVYETDDEGWTMLHREALAGNGVVVKILLEAGADPTLKTPEGDTPFTLAKRFGWRHVMKLLEK; from the coding sequence ATGAGCAAAGGCGATGATCCGGAGATGCTGGCTGCGAGTCAGCAGGCGCGGAAGACATTCAAGTATTTCTGGCGGGAGCTTTCGTGGGAACGGCGGCGGATCTTACCCGCGCTGGATTTCGCGGCGGTGAAAGTAGGATTCGCCGATGAGGGGATGTCGCCCGATGATCCCGAGCTGGAACACATGTGGGTGAGTGATGTGGAGTGTAATGGTCGCGAGATCATGGGGACGTTGAATAATGACCCCGAGTGGGTGACCAGTGTCAAAGCCGGGGATCCGATCTGCGAACCGCTGTCAGCACTTTCGGACTGGATCTATTCCATCCGGGGGCGGGCTTATGGCGGGTTTACCGTCAACCTGATCCGTTCGCGGTTGCCTGCCAGTCAGCGACGGGCACACGACAAGGCGTGGGGCATGGAGTTCAGCGAGCCCGATGAGATCGAGGTGGTGTATGTGCCCACCGAGCCGGTCGGTTTTCTGGGACGACTGCTGGGAAAGAAGCCGGTGATCGACCCGGAAGAGCGGAAGTTGAATATGCTGGAACATCCGATGTGCATCAACATGGGAGATTCTCTGCGGGAAGCCTTGCAGCAATCCAAAGAGATGGTGTATGAAACCGATGACGAAGGCTGGACGATGCTGCACCGGGAAGCGCTGGCCGGCAATGGTGTGGTCGTCAAAATTCTGCTGGAAGCAGGTGCCGACCCGACGTTAAAAACCCCCGAAGGCGATACACCATTCACGCTGGCCAAACGCTTTGGCTGGCGACATGTGATGAAACTGCTGGAGAAGTGA
- a CDS encoding NAD(P)H-hydrate dehydratase — translation MNIQRITDLPSLPQRMTDSHKGTFGKVLIIAGSPGMSGAACLSGMGALRGGSGLVFIATPVSVQSIVASVNPCYLTIPLEMDSEDQLTPESRSNLLDQLSGFDAVAIGPGCGQRPWVRDLTLHLYENLTQPLIVDADGLNSLAAADSPLPDPAGPRILTPHPGEFSRLTNFSIKEIAADRETHAMEFARQHKVILLLKGAGTIITDGSRIAVNPTGNAGMATGGTGDVLTGLTTSLAGQGLPPFDAAQLGAYMHGLAGDLAADDLTQPAMIAADLIDYLPDAWHELLANQTSE, via the coding sequence ATGAATATTCAGCGCATCACAGACCTGCCCTCTCTGCCACAACGCATGACTGACTCACATAAAGGAACCTTCGGCAAAGTTCTGATCATCGCCGGCAGTCCCGGCATGAGTGGCGCGGCCTGTCTGTCGGGCATGGGTGCGCTGCGGGGCGGCTCGGGGCTGGTCTTCATCGCGACTCCTGTTTCCGTTCAATCCATTGTGGCCTCGGTCAATCCCTGTTACCTCACCATTCCGCTTGAGATGGACTCAGAAGATCAGCTCACTCCCGAGTCCCGCTCAAATCTGCTCGATCAGTTGTCCGGTTTCGACGCCGTCGCCATCGGTCCCGGCTGTGGTCAACGTCCCTGGGTCCGCGATCTAACGCTGCACCTGTATGAGAATCTCACACAACCACTGATCGTCGATGCCGACGGCTTGAACTCACTCGCCGCAGCAGACTCACCTCTCCCCGATCCAGCCGGCCCCCGAATTCTGACGCCGCATCCCGGCGAATTTTCGCGACTCACCAACTTCAGTATCAAAGAGATCGCCGCTGACCGGGAAACACATGCGATGGAATTCGCCCGACAGCACAAGGTCATCCTGCTCCTCAAAGGCGCAGGCACCATCATCACCGATGGCTCCCGCATCGCCGTTAATCCAACCGGTAACGCAGGTATGGCGACCGGAGGCACAGGCGATGTGCTCACCGGCTTGACCACCTCCCTTGCCGGCCAGGGACTTCCCCCTTTTGACGCCGCCCAACTGGGTGCATATATGCACGGCCTCGCCGGTGACCTGGCTGCTGACGATCTGACGCAACCCGCCATGATCGCCGCTGACCTGATCGACTACCTCCCCGATGCCTGGCACGAACTCCTCGCCAATCAGACAAGTGAGTGA
- a CDS encoding MMPL family transporter, translated as MFRVLGNTVVRYWQVFLVFWILAVAGISYVAPEWSSVVQNGEFAFMPADSPSLQGEKLFKRAFPDDLLASSIVLVVRREHGDQGLRPKDLKFIEETLKPRLEEIAEEQGGFATERKDNNSQTLTSNISRIRTYTDKSIGDLLQSEDNKASLVIVELSTEFLDQSNAQTVESIENLIQNDEAFKQTIEPGLDISLSGIATVGRDMIRAANQSAEATELWTVLLVILLLIIIYRAPILALIPLFTVFVSVQIALSVLAILGDWGWVGLFSGIEVYVTVILYGAGVDYCLFLIARHREELEKECTFKEAVSNSIATVGAALAASAGTTMCGIGMMVFAQFGKFQQAGVAMALSLSFVLMASLTLTPALLCLAGRFAYWPQSFNERVAISAGWLTPSSVMARLMQRNWAGSVWETVSQGLLKNPGKIWLTTFLVLFPFALISLACYGNLSYGLLSELPSEDPSVIGTKAVQGHYPAGATGPLTLLFENPEINFSDAEGRDSIEKLTASLLDQKDELGIADIRNMTKPFGIGAADEMEKARNLTGLKKLGALSRIKLIKNYYVSSEPELENHVTRMDLILEKDPFSHDSMKQLERVKTAVSKGLPDKLKGNTDLYYIGATASISDLKNVTDQDQARIDVLVLASVFIILVILLRRPAISAYLIVSVFFSYLVTLGITFAVFWALDPQNFAGLDWKVPMFLFTILIAVGEDYNIYLITRIDEEQKRLDPVEGVISALKSTGGIISSCGIIMAGTFSSLMAGTLVGMQQLGFALAFGVLLDTFIIRPIIVPAYLIMLYRGYFGSWGKYLGAAQFLETKPRPELDTSHTK; from the coding sequence ATGTTTCGAGTTCTGGGTAACACCGTTGTCCGCTACTGGCAAGTCTTTCTTGTCTTCTGGATTCTGGCAGTAGCCGGTATCTCTTACGTTGCGCCCGAGTGGTCCAGTGTCGTGCAAAATGGGGAATTTGCGTTCATGCCCGCTGACTCGCCCAGTCTGCAGGGTGAGAAACTCTTTAAACGCGCCTTCCCCGACGACCTGCTGGCCAGCAGCATCGTGCTCGTCGTCCGTCGCGAACATGGCGACCAGGGACTCCGCCCCAAAGATCTGAAATTCATTGAGGAGACACTCAAACCCCGGCTTGAAGAAATTGCGGAAGAACAGGGCGGCTTTGCCACCGAACGCAAAGATAACAACAGTCAGACCCTGACATCGAACATCTCCCGCATCCGCACCTACACCGATAAATCGATCGGCGACCTGCTGCAGAGTGAAGACAACAAAGCCTCGCTGGTCATAGTGGAACTCTCGACCGAATTTCTCGATCAGAGCAACGCGCAGACCGTCGAGAGTATCGAAAACCTGATTCAGAATGACGAAGCATTCAAACAGACGATCGAGCCCGGACTGGATATCTCGCTGAGCGGTATCGCCACCGTCGGACGCGATATGATCCGCGCTGCCAACCAGAGCGCCGAAGCCACCGAACTCTGGACCGTGCTGCTCGTGATCCTGCTCCTGATCATCATCTATCGCGCACCGATCCTGGCACTCATCCCGCTGTTTACCGTCTTTGTCTCCGTACAGATCGCCCTCTCCGTACTGGCGATCCTGGGAGACTGGGGCTGGGTCGGACTCTTCTCCGGCATTGAAGTCTACGTGACCGTCATCCTCTACGGGGCCGGCGTCGATTACTGTCTGTTCCTCATTGCCCGCCATCGCGAGGAACTGGAAAAAGAATGTACATTTAAAGAAGCGGTCTCCAACTCGATCGCCACCGTCGGTGCGGCTCTCGCCGCCAGTGCAGGTACCACCATGTGCGGTATCGGCATGATGGTCTTCGCGCAGTTCGGTAAATTTCAACAGGCCGGTGTCGCCATGGCCCTCAGCCTGTCCTTCGTCCTGATGGCTTCGCTGACCCTCACGCCTGCCCTGCTCTGCCTGGCGGGACGCTTCGCATACTGGCCTCAAAGCTTCAATGAACGCGTCGCTATTTCCGCAGGCTGGCTCACCCCCTCCAGCGTCATGGCCCGGCTCATGCAACGCAACTGGGCCGGCTCTGTCTGGGAAACGGTCTCGCAGGGACTGCTTAAGAATCCCGGTAAAATCTGGCTCACCACCTTCCTGGTCCTGTTCCCCTTCGCATTGATCAGCCTCGCCTGTTATGGCAACCTGAGCTACGGTCTGCTTTCGGAACTGCCCAGTGAAGACCCCAGCGTCATCGGCACCAAGGCCGTCCAGGGACACTATCCCGCCGGTGCTACCGGACCTTTGACCCTGCTGTTCGAGAACCCCGAAATCAACTTCTCCGACGCAGAAGGCCGCGATTCCATCGAGAAACTCACCGCTTCCCTGCTCGATCAGAAAGACGAGTTGGGAATTGCTGACATCCGCAACATGACCAAACCCTTCGGAATTGGTGCCGCCGACGAAATGGAAAAGGCCAGGAACCTCACCGGCCTCAAAAAACTTGGCGCCTTGAGCCGCATCAAGCTCATCAAAAATTATTATGTCAGTTCGGAACCCGAACTCGAAAATCATGTCACACGCATGGACCTGATCCTCGAAAAAGATCCCTTCTCGCACGACAGCATGAAACAGCTCGAACGCGTGAAGACCGCCGTCAGCAAAGGACTCCCCGATAAACTCAAAGGGAACACCGACCTGTATTACATCGGTGCCACCGCCAGTATCAGCGACCTGAAAAATGTCACCGATCAGGACCAGGCCCGCATCGATGTCCTCGTGCTCGCCAGCGTATTTATCATCCTGGTCATCCTGCTCAGAAGACCTGCAATTTCCGCGTACCTCATTGTGAGTGTCTTCTTCAGCTACCTCGTCACACTCGGCATCACCTTCGCCGTCTTCTGGGCACTCGACCCGCAGAACTTTGCCGGTCTCGACTGGAAAGTGCCCATGTTCCTCTTCACGATCCTCATCGCGGTCGGCGAAGACTATAATATCTATCTCATCACCCGCATCGACGAAGAACAGAAACGCCTCGATCCCGTCGAAGGCGTCATCTCCGCCCTCAAGAGCACCGGCGGGATCATCTCCAGTTGCGGGATCATCATGGCCGGAACCTTCTCCTCGCTGATGGCAGGTACCCTGGTCGGTATGCAGCAGCTGGGCTTCGCCCTCGCCTTCGGCGTTCTGCTCGATACCTTCATCATCCGCCCCATCATCGTTCCCGCTTATCTGATCATGCTCTATCGTGGCTACTTCGGCTCCTGGGGCAAGTACCTTGGCGCTGCCCAGTTCCTGGAAACCAAGCCCCGCCCCGAACTCGATACCTCCCACACCAAATAA
- a CDS encoding DUF1559 domain-containing protein, giving the protein MTRSRKSRRGFTLIELLVVIAIIAILIALLLPAVQQAREAARRTQCRNNLKQIGLALHNYHSTFKQFPPSAIYRYPNIDNGGTQPLNYSWITMILPYFDQAPLYNQINFSVPLWPQTDNSGKRIASTLLPQLLCPSDPGYGGANKHNIAWTNYAGSEGYDWHRRPGHRLSGIFEILTPVGVRDVVDGTSNTIMVGEVSAHGYKDGAIRTSGTGTARRGNDGVFRASLLATNSNGDVNAGPLLDPEGTPRGGSPATATWWRSAPYAFQPTYLAAWGPNANWPGSGSVHEGGAFYLMADGAVRFISESIDTTPWPDTTSIGLSDPRSGGIWMALNTHNGGEVIGEF; this is encoded by the coding sequence ATGACTCGATCCAGGAAATCACGGCGTGGATTCACATTAATTGAACTTCTGGTAGTGATTGCAATCATTGCCATTTTAATTGCGTTGCTGCTACCGGCTGTCCAACAGGCCCGCGAAGCTGCCCGCAGAACTCAATGCCGAAACAACCTGAAACAAATTGGTCTCGCCTTACACAACTATCACAGCACGTTCAAACAGTTTCCACCTTCCGCCATCTATCGTTATCCAAACATCGACAATGGCGGAACACAGCCTCTGAACTATTCCTGGATCACAATGATTCTGCCTTATTTTGACCAGGCCCCCCTCTACAATCAGATCAATTTTTCTGTGCCCCTCTGGCCTCAGACTGATAACAGTGGAAAGCGGATCGCCTCCACGTTACTACCACAACTACTCTGTCCCAGCGATCCTGGCTATGGCGGTGCAAATAAACATAATATTGCCTGGACGAACTACGCCGGATCGGAAGGCTACGACTGGCATCGCAGACCCGGTCACCGTCTCAGTGGTATTTTTGAAATCCTGACTCCCGTAGGAGTACGTGACGTCGTCGATGGCACTTCCAATACCATTATGGTGGGCGAAGTCTCTGCACACGGTTACAAAGATGGAGCGATTCGCACAAGTGGGACGGGTACGGCACGACGGGGAAACGATGGCGTATTTCGAGCCTCGTTACTGGCAACCAACTCCAATGGAGATGTCAATGCAGGCCCCCTGCTTGACCCGGAAGGAACACCCCGTGGTGGAAGTCCTGCAACGGCGACATGGTGGAGATCAGCTCCCTACGCCTTCCAGCCCACCTATCTGGCTGCCTGGGGCCCCAACGCCAACTGGCCCGGCTCGGGGAGTGTCCACGAAGGCGGCGCGTTTTACCTGATGGCTGACGGAGCAGTGCGATTTATCTCGGAAAGTATCGACACGACACCCTGGCCCGATACCACTTCCATTGGCTTGAGTGATCCCAGGTCCGGTGGTATCTGGATGGCACTAAACACTCACAATGGCGGTGAAGTCATCGGAGAATTCTGA
- a CDS encoding phytanoyl-CoA dioxygenase family protein produces the protein MASPSQSLSQERLSAEEVEKFEQDGYLIFRNLCPESLRQEMLAATQEGLAQVVEPVEYEADVEYPGSPASRQVIGGETVRRLKQAHSRGMSFTDLVNHPAIVNRLAPLLGDDYVMPLAHHNCIMTKQPQFSSDTLWHQDIRFWSFERKELISVWVALGEENRENGCLKVIPGTHRMEFGPERLDERIFLRPDLPENQALIETGVLAELHPGDVLFFHCRTFHAATRNFTDQPKFSAVFTFRPADNPPVPGSRSAALPELIIHTPR, from the coding sequence ATGGCATCACCATCACAGTCCCTGTCCCAGGAGCGGCTGTCTGCGGAAGAAGTTGAGAAATTCGAGCAGGACGGCTACCTGATTTTTCGGAATCTCTGTCCCGAATCGCTGCGGCAGGAGATGCTGGCGGCGACGCAAGAGGGGCTGGCGCAGGTTGTGGAGCCGGTCGAGTATGAGGCGGACGTCGAGTATCCCGGTTCGCCCGCTTCGCGGCAGGTGATTGGCGGGGAGACCGTGCGGCGGCTGAAGCAGGCGCACAGCCGGGGGATGAGTTTTACCGATCTGGTGAACCACCCGGCGATTGTCAATCGCCTGGCTCCGCTCCTGGGGGACGACTACGTGATGCCGCTGGCGCACCATAACTGCATCATGACCAAGCAGCCGCAGTTCAGCAGCGATACGTTGTGGCACCAGGATATCCGTTTCTGGTCGTTCGAGCGGAAAGAGCTGATCAGTGTCTGGGTGGCACTGGGGGAAGAGAACCGGGAGAATGGCTGTCTGAAGGTGATTCCCGGAACACACCGGATGGAATTCGGTCCCGAGCGTCTGGACGAGCGGATCTTTCTGCGTCCGGACCTGCCGGAGAATCAGGCTCTGATTGAGACCGGTGTATTGGCAGAACTGCATCCCGGGGATGTGCTGTTTTTCCACTGCCGAACCTTTCATGCGGCGACGCGGAACTTTACCGATCAGCCCAAGTTCTCGGCTGTGTTTACGTTCCGGCCGGCTGATAATCCGCCGGTGCCTGGTTCGCGGTCGGCGGCGCTGCCGGAGCTGATTATTCATACGCCGCGCTGA